The nucleotide window CATTCGTGTAGGTTGTTTCCTTGAAGCGACGACCGCCTGCGAGTCTCTCGATTTTATCAGTTGCCGAAGCGATAAGTCTTTCGAATAAGGTGTCCCAAGTAGTCGTTGCGGTAGCAATATCCAGCCGTGATTTTACTCTGGCAACTTGAGTAAGGGCGTGTGCTATTAAGCTCATATCTTTGATTGTAACATATTCCTATCATACTTTGAATGACAAATTGCACATAGAGAAATAAAGTCATCCTCATCAATATACTGCCTGCTTTTATTTGCCCATTGGACGTGTTCCTCGCTCCCACAAGCGAGACACTTTTTTGGTTTTCCAAACTTTTTACGAACTCTGTCGTGTAGGGCTTTATAGCTTGGGGTTCCTTTCGTCCATCTGCCACTTAATTCGCGAGTAGTCGTTTTATATTTTCTAGTATGCTCCCCTTTACACTTTATTGAACAAAAAACATTGCTATTTGGACGACGAGCAACGCAGGACGGCCACCTTTTTATTTGTTTCCTACAAATTGCACACGATAATAAAACGCTGTTCCTGCGGTTTTTCCCTTTACAAGGATTAGAACAAAATATATTTGTAGCCCGAATAGCCTTAAAAGATTTGCGACAAATGGGGCATTGCTTAATCATACCCGCATTGTATTATATGCGAGCCAAAGGCACAAGTAATCAATGGACTCTCCCCAAGAAATCAGGGAGAGAGCCGCTGACTACTAGACGCTATCGTCTGGTGCGTCAACTGGATTCAATTGTCCCGTGGCAGGGCCAAGAATCGCGATTGCCGTGCTAGGCAAGGATTCGTTTGAGCCTGACGTTGTGCAACGCACCCACATATACCGCTTTCGCGACCCTGTTCCAAGTCCTGAAACGAGGATTGTTTTCACGGTATTGTCTGCTGTGATTGCCTCGGAGGCACCCGTAATCACTGCTCCTGTCGTGGAGTCGTTTGATACGCTCTCATACACCTTGAAGGTATAAGTCTCATCAACAAACGTGCCATTTCCTGCAACGATTGCGAAAAGAACGCTACCAAACCCCATCGTATCAATAACAGTTTCACCGGAGGTGTCGCCGCCATTGACTGTGATTGTCTGCGGTTGGATACTCGCGACAACTTTGAGATTTTCTAACATAGGATTTTTCGTAAATTAGTTAAATATCTATCTCGGAACCCGCAATTTCTTTTTGCTGTTCCGCTTCTTCTTTTTCCTTCTTTTCTTCTTTTTCCTTATCAACCAATTCGAGATAACTAGCCCCGATGTTTTTAGCATCGGCGGCGGTCATCCCAAGAATTGAACCCCTCTCAACACGTTCTCCAAGCCAAGAGATGGGATGGAGAACGCGGTAAGGGGCTTTTCCCTGTGCGTCTTTTTTTTTCGCAGTTACGCGCTTTGTTTTACGCATAGGAAATTAAGGACTAGGAAGCGGCTGTCTTGATTGTCACGAACGCCTCTGGAAGGGTCAATACAAGAGCGTGGCGGTCTTTGATGACCAAACCCGTCTGGTCTGCGAGGGCGATTTCCTTGCTCCCGAATGTTCCTGACTTGTATTGCTCCATTGACATCGAACCCTTACGACCGAACGCCATCGCCGAGAAGCTACCGAAGATTCCAAACTTGGTCGAAACCGCCGTTGCCGAGAGAGCTGGCATATTGCGATTCGTGTAAACAGGATAACCAAACATTTGACCGACTGGGCTTGGTCCCGCTGGAGACTTCGGGTCGAGTTTGAAGACTTCTTGATAACGCTGGTCTAGGAGATACGAACCTGCGTCATCTTTCTGCGTGCGTAAGCTTGCCCAAACTGTTCGTGAGAACACGAAACACGCCTCACTGAGGGCTGACTCTTCGAGGTTGCCTACAACAGTCGAGGAGTCATCAATCACGTTATATTCGGCAAACGTGTCCTTGCCTGTCCCGAGGGTTACTGCCGTTACATCCGCGCTCTGCAAGATACCTGTGAATGGATTGCCTGTGCCGTTAAGACCTTGCGAATCAACCATATTCGCGAGTGCTTCACCAGCCAAAGCCAAGAGCCAATCCGCCAAGTTCTCTGGGGCATCGTTCAATAGGTCGTTGCCAACACAGAAAGCCAATTGCCACTTCTTGATAGCGAGTTTCGCCATCTTGAAGGTAGCGGCCGTAATGTCTCCTGCGGCGTTTACGCCAAGATAAGCACCTGAAAGAATCGAGCCCGTGTATGCTGGGACATCGAGTTCGTCGCTATCCATAGGCCACGGCTGTGCCTTTGACATTACGAGTCCTACCGAGCGAGCGATGCGCTGAATCGAGTTCGCTACCTCAACAGGCAAAAGATAACCAC belongs to Candidatus Paceibacterota bacterium and includes:
- a CDS encoding phage major capsid protein, whose translation is MNEEELKALALSVKKTVDDSIQENLKQEVGAQVAAATRKIVEELRMERNVFGYDRTGLTKEQKKEIAASIKAVAFGNHAVKAGEELITEVDSRGGYLLPVEVANSIQRIARSVGLVMSKAQPWPMDSDELDVPAYTGSILSGAYLGVNAAGDITAATFKMAKLAIKKWQLAFCVGNDLLNDAPENLADWLLALAGEALANMVDSQGLNGTGNPFTGILQSADVTAVTLGTGKDTFAEYNVIDDSSTVVGNLEESALSEACFVFSRTVWASLRTQKDDAGSYLLDQRYQEVFKLDPKSPAGPSPVGQMFGYPVYTNRNMPALSATAVSTKFGIFGSFSAMAFGRKGSMSMEQYKSGTFGSKEIALADQTGLVIKDRHALVLTLPEAFVTIKTAAS